In Bubalus bubalis isolate 160015118507 breed Murrah chromosome 3, NDDB_SH_1, whole genome shotgun sequence, a genomic segment contains:
- the LOC123332478 gene encoding translation initiation factor IF-2-like: MAGRRAPWEGAAWPRTTRRRRRRRLGRRRVLRRRRGSGRAPTTSPGGGGSGGGCSCAAPTPLLLLQLLPSGKGRAAAAAAPPPVPRLPPPAPSPSPAPSPGPPPPQRRARLPSDSPPPVQRRAGGRAAAAKTRPGPSERVGACAVPSPFSCGTEAECYLCARGRLRLGHTKAGQARSRNGVGLFPDLGSTGEACGAVILYPYWACNPRTLMVSYLSGD, from the exons ATGGCGGG CCGGCGGGCGCCCTGGGAGGGCGCGGCCTGGCCCCGCACgactcggcggcggcggcggcggcggctcgggCGGCGGCGGGTACTCAGGAGGCGGCGCGGTTCGGGGAGGGCGCCGACCACATCCCCCGGCGGCGGTGGCAGCGGCGGCGGCTGTAGCTGCGCGGCTCCTACTCCGCTCCTGCTACTGCAGCTGCTCCCCAGCGGAAaggggcgggcggcggcggcggcggcgcctccCCCTGTCCCCCGCCTCCCGCCTCCCGCGCCCAGTCCCTCTCCCGCTCCCTCTCCCGGGCCGCCGCCTCCTCAGCGCCGCGCGCGTCTCCCATCAGACTCCCCGCCCCCAGTGCAGCGCCGCGCGGGCGGTCGGGCGGCTGCGGCCAAAACTAGGCCGGGCCCTTCGGAGCGCGTCGGAGCCTGCGCGGTACCGAGCCCATTTAGCTGTGGCACCGAGGCAGAGTGCTACCTCTGCgcgagagggcgcctgaggctgGGGCACACGAAGGCTGGGCAGGCTCGCAGCCGAAATGGGGTCGGGTTGTTTCCGGACCTGGGAAGCACCGGCGAGGCTTGCGGAGCTGTCATTCTGTATCCCTATTGGGCTTGCAACCCGAGGACCTTAATGGTTTCTTACCTCTCAGGTGACTGA